The sequence tagcatgctagcggtcgtagctaggggaccagagtgtgtaGAGTCAGTAGAGActgcgctccctgtgtttgtttatttgtttctggtttaagtaataaagactgtgacctgcacctgcatccgcctccagtctgtTTCGTAACAGttgtttaataatgtgtttataataGTTATTTTTCTTAACTCaattttttatacatattttatttcaaattaatgaattaattgcACTAAACTTTTGTCTTTTGGTGATATAGTAACCCCAAACAATTGAACAAAATAAAtggacaaatatttaaaaaggcCATTTAATAGTTCTGTAATTATTACAAGGGTATgagaacatttattattattgattatatcTTACCTCCAGTCCATTAATGACAGGGATGGGGCTGATGACAGTTGGGCTACTGGTCAGACTCTCACTGAAGGTATACTCAACAACCTCTGTACCAGTGATGGTCCAACATGAACCATCATTCAACACCTCTCGACTGCTCTCCTTTGGACATGGAGAAGCCTGAAGAAGAATGCCCATAAAAGAATCACTGCATCACTtaccatatatacagtatacaaaaaagcttatatatgtacagtatatacaagaGGAGCAGGCAAATTTTCGGTGCAATACTACAATTGAAATGTCTTAGTAGAAGTtagttaaaatatgtattttctGTGAACAACAATATTTATAGCAAATAGCTAATGATATTCTGTTTTCACACATACTTCTTACGGGGATGCTCTCCATTTTAGAAATTTGCTGTAATTTTATGGGTTAGGTACTATAAGATTAACAAACACCAAAAGCAGCAGATGTTAACTTGTGCTATAGTAACACATTAAGAAATATGTCAGagttgtaaattttttttaatctaatgctaaagtttaattaaaatttacCAGAGCAGTCCAGTACATTTAGTTTAGTAGTTCTATTTCACCCTTGTTAACATATGAATCCTGAGATCTGTAATATCATGAATTGACACATGATCGAACTTTCCCTTTCTTCATCTGGCTTCATGGATATTTGGAACAAAATCTATACCATTCTGCCTCTGTGATGTAATTTTATTCATTCCTAGCTCCCTTTTTTCATAGATCATCTTCAACATCTAGCTGACTAGAAAATCTATGGATTTGTGCTGCTAGCAGGGTTGAGTGTTCATGCTAGCATCTATGTGCTCATGGCCTGGGAATTAAACATCTACAAAAGACAGTGGCTGACTCTGGCATCTTGCTGAACTGTAGTCACACAGCAATGTTGATGCCAAGAGGGAGGGTTTTGCTGCCAGACCCTGATTCACAGTCCAATCTGATAAAACCTGCAGCCTAAATGCTCACTGTTTGAAAGTGCCCATGTCCAGTATCAACTGATATGCATAAGAATGAGCCCTGAGAGCAGTCTGACTGGATTTCTAGGGGAATTGATAACTTGGTGGCAGATGTGATTCAGCTGAAATAATAGATTCAGGAGCTGAGGCTCATTCAACCATTCAACAGATCTCTCCCAGTGCCTAGTCATCCTCCTCTTGGGAGAGAAAAGGAAGCTATATCTATAGCCATGCCTCAGTAATCCAAGCTGATAATGACCTACCAAGCGAACTGTGGCAGCAACCCAATTTGGATTAGATGGTGCTAGGTAACAGACAACACTTGGTCCACTCCCATAATGTTGGTTGTGACAGCCTCACTGCAAGGATTTTATTACACCTTTTAATGGGGTAAGAACTTGCATGCCCTGGCGATATGTCATCTGTCGTACTGTTAGCATTGGAGGAGTCCTGTCATGGATTCCTCTGTGAGGGAGCAAACACCTCACTCCCAGCATTGGACTGGTGACATGATACTTTACAGCTAAAAAGATCACCCAGCTGTCACCTACTACATCAGTGGGTCCTGATGACAAGGTCACAGTAGTACAAATTGCAGTTTTACCACAGGTCCTCAACCTTTTTGGGGGTCAGTACCTTGTTGATCTCAGACCCAAAATCATTGCTCAGATTCaagaaattagatttttttctagATAGAAGCGCAAAAAGATAGGCCCAGTAATTCACAACTATGGTTCAAAACCAAGTACACAATGTACTTCCTTGTTCAAAACGGCAGATATTTTCACCCAAACCTAGATTTGAGATGGTTAAACTGCTTAgacaatttgtttttgtatgttaaTGTTGTCAGATGTAGGTAAAGCTGTGTAACCACAGGACTGTTTAACagtggatttattttatttattttcatctccCCATCCCCGCAGAACACCATAGCTTTCCAAAGGCAGGCAATCCTTTTCAAAGTACTACTTTTTACCCTCTCTGTAGCTACACAGGTAGTTTTGAGCTTCACACAAGCCATCTTGTCTCCCCTCATGGCGAATGGCATCATACTGATATAGTACAGTATGTCTGACTCCTATATGCCCCCACCAAGGAGCAGGCAATTCAGGTCATATCCACTCTCCTTTGCATGAACTCAGATAAATGTCCCTATCACTGAAGCAGGCCACACAAGCAGACTAGATTCACTAAGAATACTAGCCATTCTGTCATCTTAAAGTGTGGCAGACATTACAAGGTTTGCCAGTCAGATTCAGGCAGGCTGCCATGTGCAGTACTGGCTTCTGTTGAGAATGCTAGTACTGATAATGGTGGTCACAGTGATTATTCTCCTACGCTTGCTGGTACAATCTTTCCAGACCCCGGTTGCCACAAATTCCTGAATTCAGCAATGTATGGCCCCAAGACCAGTTCCGTTCTGCTTTTGCTGGTGGTTGAAACACCCTGGCAGCTTGCTCCATGAGCAGATCTGTGCTCTCAAATTGAAGGAGAGATTTAACACCCTCTGCCAGGTCACCTGGCAGAGGGTGTTTTTGGAGGGTTTCGACCCCCCAGAATGAATCACCAACTGAGCAAACACTACTGAAGGCAGGACCCAACAGTACACTGATCTTGTATGGCTTTTGGAGAAAGCTGTTCTGAAATGGTGtgcaaatgttaaatatatacatgtaaattGATTATAcattgatatattttatttatctgttaaaGGTCTATGTAGGTATCTAGGTGATTCTCATCATACCTTACAGTTATTTGTGGTTCATCACAGTTACATATTTAACTAGTGATTCTAATTCATTAAAATAAGATAATTAcatgtgcattttttaaattagatgtGCCTTTACTCTTGTGCATTCTGAGTGTATTTTCACCTGGTACTGGAAGATTTCTTCATTGCAGAGGCAGAGGTACATGTGCTTGCTGTTTCTGAGCTGAAATGCACATTTATGAAGCTGGGACACTGGCTCATCTATATCCAGGCATGCATGCTGCTTATTCACTTTACGAATCACCTTATAAAGAGGAAAAATAGTACACTTTATTCACAATTTTCATTACCTCATACTTATGGATTAAGTACATCACCTCATAATTATGGAGTTTGATTCACTATATGGCTAAAGGTTTGTGGATATCTGACCATAACACTTATATGTGGgacttccccaaactgttgccacaaagttagaagcaaacaattgtataggatgtcttaatatgctgtagcattacactTTCTTGTCACCGGAACTAAGTGCCTTACcctaaacatgttccagcatgacaatgcccctgtgtacaaagcaaggtccatgaagacatatgtagtttgccaaggttggagtggagaaACTTGAATGGCATGCAGAAATCCCTGACCACAACCCCACTGAAGACCTACTTCAACTGTGCCCTAGGCCTCCTTGCCTGACATCAGTgctgacctcattaatgctcttgtggctgaatgggcaaacccccacagccacatttttaaaaatctagtggaaagccttccccaAAGAGAGGTGGTTATTATAATGGCAAAGGGGGGACAAACTCTGGAATGGGattttcaaaaagcacatatgggtgtgatgggccagtgtccacatacttttgcccatgTTGTGTATATAGCTTTGAGAAAGCTGAATTTGAAGTCCCAGACCACCGATGGTAAGTCATTTCACAAGGTTTGATCATTAATGGTCCCTGTTCAAAGTGATAGGATGTAActtggtggctgtggctcaggtggtagagcaggttatCCATTACTatatcatagggttggtggttcgattcctggcccacatgactccacatgctgaaatGTCCTTGGGGaagacattgaaccccaagttgctcccgaaggcaagctagcaccttgcatgggagctctgctaccattggtgtgtgtgaatgggtgaatgagacacagtgtaaagcacattggaaccactaaggttaacaaagcagaccatttaccatttaccagaCCAAGAAATTTGgggttgagatcaaaagataaaggagtttgctattaaaaaaaaatatatgttctTGCATGCCACTTGAAGAATTCACTGATTCTGTTTCATCCCTCATGACTGTGCTGTTTAACACCTGGATACCCTCTTGAGCTACGATTGCCTCACATCTACTACACTCAGAGAATAAGCACCCAATGCAGGTATATTGATGACATTCGTATGAGGTCTTACAACATTGCCTTACACAAGGCATGCACAGGGAATACGCTAGCGATTTTTTCTGCATGAACCTTCTGAACGCTCTGTGATGGAACTGATCACAACTGCACTTTTGGCAGTTTGACACTTAAGCCAAGATGCAGGGCAGCTCTGTGCTAATATACTTCTCAGCAGTGGTTACCACAATCCAAGCCATGTCCTCACACCTCTAGCAGGCATCTTACCCTGGGGGTCAGCAATACAGGAAATGCCCACTAACTGCTAAAGAGCCCTGTGCAGCCCATCCATGAGGGATGGCATCTTACTGGTGGTTCAAAAATTGTCACAGCCTTTCTGAAAGGATCAGGGCACCTTTCCTCACCATGCATCACCAAAAGCACAGCTTGTGATCTCATTTTTATGTTGGGGTAGCTTAAGAATTTTACTTATGATCCATACAGGATGCCAAACAGAAATGGGTCTCTACAAAGTCTTTTTGCTAACGATCATGATAGCATGCCTTAGCTGTATGTCCTCCTGCAAGCATCATTGAACAGATGACTTTGGTGTGACCTTGTAGCTTATCCCCAGGGTTTGAGCCTAAATTCATTTAACCTACACTATATTCAATGTATAACATTCCAAGTAGTGGTGGTAATTTTGATTCATCCCGCTGACTCAAATCTTTTGATTCCATTCACCACAAAGATTTATTCAGATTCGCTCACCAATTCGTTCAGTGACCTTTTCTGTAAGTTACATCATGAATGATGATACGAATGTAATTtgaaaaaatgtacatttttacatacGTGTTTGAAGTAGTTTTCAATGAaacaataattttaaaaaatagccaTCCGTCATTTTTACACGTTCACATTTGTGTATAGCGGATTATGCTAAGAACACATTTGTGTATAGCGGATTATGCTAAGAACACATTTGTGTATAGCGGATTATGCTAAGAACACATTTGTGTATAGTGGATTATGCTAAGAACACATTTGTGTATAGCGGATTATGCTATGAACAccacaacaaaaacacataagGCTTGTCTTAGTGCTACACACTGTTCAAATGCGCTCTTCTGCCctctttgtcattttttttgaaAGGGTGGTAAACTGAATGAACGACATGTATATATCAGCCGAGCCGACATCAGTAAGTCAGCAGATCCTCGTTCGTTCACCtagttcattcatttctttcatgaATGACAATTACcagttcattcatttcattcatgaCTGACAAGTCCCAGTTCAAACATATCATTCACAAACTAGTTCCTTCAGTTCGTATTGAAccaaaagcatttcactgcaaaaatgacattttagcaagtggaaatacctAGTCAAATtgatctagtatttcttattataagccaaaattatttttaattattattaaaaaataatattatttataataaatataataattataataataaaattattataattattttcttaaaataaaccaaatacaagattattaaacctatttcaagccatttgtgctcatttcatgcttgaaatagtcttgttctgttggcagataattttgctaattttaaaaatgtatctgCTAATGGAATAAGAAAACTATAAGCTTCAAATGAGAAATAATGtccagaaataggtttaatgatcttatatttggtttatggtaatcttataataagaaatactggATAAATTTGATAATTCAATATACATTCAGAGACAACAAGTAAGTTCAGTAAGAGATGTGTTCTTTCAATAGGTCTGTGACACTCTCCCTCAGTTCCGGCAAATAATGAGGAAGCTGGAGGCAGGCTTGGAACAACTGAAAAGGCACTTTATTCTTTATCTATTACTTTCGCTTttcagtggttttattttatatatacacacacacacagtgctatgctggttggcatgatgacaccacaaatctcaatagcaaagggatcACCAGATGCTAGATATGAGACGGGTATAAAtcagacaggttccacctgcactccctaagcaggttctaatcactggcacccaagcTTGAAcatctgattctaattttatagaTTTGGAGGCGTGATAGATGTAGGAGTGCACTTTCTTtgtccatgtgactgatctttttttttttttttttttttttttttaaattgtgaacaTTACAACAAAATTTCAATTCTGTCATTTGACAGAGTGTATCAGCTTTAATAATAGGCActatttcaaagaggatcaaatgtttgcttgtccaaatatgtaccaaaaaaaaaaaaagccaacaattttcatggcgtgtacttattttttcacatgactatattgttttttttactcccaTAGTGTACCCCATTTGGTAGTGTACATACAATGTACCCTAGCAGCCACAAAATATCAGTAATGTGCTATGTTGTTTGGTTTGATGCATGTGCAGCTTCACTGAGGATTGCAGCAATGGCCCTTAAGATGTCTTAGAAATATAATGAGTGATTAGTTGTTTTTAAGAAACCATTTTTGTGGTCACATGTGTTCAGTTTATAGGCAGTTACTCTATTGTCTTAGGTGTTATTCAGGTCTAATTACAAACAATGAAGCAAACTAAAGTGCATACCATGGGTGGCAGTGCAACTCCTGAAATGGTGCATACCAGCTGAACCACACAGCCATAACAGATATAACTCTCACACATAGAGTAATCACTGCAGTCTGTCTGCTGATCCTCCACtttagagaaagagacaaagaaagaaaaatggatgATCAGTGTTGGCTTGCAGACCACTGCAATATTTTGCAAAATTCATCACTTTTTCTACGTACTAGCAACATATGTACATgctcacaataaataaataaataaataaataaataaataaataaatataatataatataatataatataatatataaaataaacaactcagATGAATTTCTATTTTcctaaacagattttttttttctgcaagaTGAGCTTCTTTCATGCTGTTTTTCCAAACATCTTGCTATTTTGGAGGTTGAGTCTAATAGATGATTTTGAAACTCATCCACACTAGAAATGAGATATTTTCGTTGCACTTTAGGTTTTAGAAGTCCACTATGGTCATGTGTCCTGGAAATATTTGCAGACTTTTGAAgcttttaaaaagagaaaatctTTCAGACCTCGAATGACAGTAAAAGCAGTCCATTGTCTGGCACTAGCCACAAAAGCTTCACCCTCCACTGCAAGGTAACGTGTACTGACTGTCTGAGACCTCAGGCGATTAAACAATGACACTCTTGAACCAGATGAGATACACACTGAAAACACAtataaagacaaaagcaaagtTAAACAtactgacacacagacacatgccaACAGCAATGACTGACATAGAATAGCCAAAACCAGCCTGCTGTTTTATTGGTCACACAATCATCTCattgtgtctctttctctccagaGGGTGAGGAATTCAACATCACTTTGCCATCACTGAGCCATTTACAGCACTTCTTTGTTTTTCGTGAGACCTTCTTGGAGGACCTTGCCCTTAACCGTATGTTTTAGGATCAAATGGACAAAGGTCAAACGCTTCACTTCTTTGGGTGCTGAATAGGGTTCTACAGTGGCTCTTTATTGAACATGGTCCTAGGACTAGGAGTTGCAGTAATATTCACATAGTATATAGACAAGTAAGCATTATGTAGATAGGAATAAATAAGATAAGACAAGCGTTCATGGGCggtaataattaaacagtgtGTGGGCAAAACaccaatcactcactcactcactttcataaccactttatccttatcagggttgtggtggatctggagccttgGATAAGATGCCAGTTCATCGCGGGGAAAAACACCAattattacataaatatttaagttCCAAAAAAGTTATACTTTATGGAGCTGCCAGGCTCAATCAGTTGTAAGAGTATTTGAAATAGTAAAATGTTTTGCTTAGGTTATGAAATTAATGAACTAATGATAAAATCTGCTGGTCATTTTAACTTAAGTTATTTACTGTTAATTATCAGAAAGATATATCCTTCTCCAGTAACAGTGAGGTTGAAATTATTGCTTTTTGGAAATGTAAACAATGTAAACAAATGTGAGAAAATACGATATTAATAGGCAGGCCAGGCCTGCTATGATGGTAGTCCTGAAATCCCAGTTAAAGTGTTCATTCAACCAGTTGTTATCAATGGCAGAGAAGAAAATCTCTAAACTGAAAAATCTAAACGAATATAATTTGGTAGATTCAATTAAGAGCATGCCgatgaataaaacaattaatccattaaaatgtcattttctatCTTCCTGCAAAAAACCTTTCCAATAAGTAGTAGCAATTTCCCATTAATTATGTGAATCGTTGTATTTGAAACTTTCTTAGATTCCAACTGTTCTCAATTCCACACCATTGTAGATGTTGTCTGAGTCTAATCTCAGTCACCATTTGAAACAATCtagcacacactcacaaactgACTCACAATCTGCGTTCTTCATGGATTGTCttttctgtgatggtttggaGATTACTTTAATAAGTCCACTTTGGAAAGAGCCGATCTCCTGCCCTCCACTGTGAAACAGATGAAGTAGCAAACGGAAGTGTTTCCGCTTATCTGTATCCGAGATATACAGGGTTTTGGCACAGGCAAACatctaaaaatataatttaagaaaaaaaaaaaagagaaaattttattgaggaaaacatCAGCTAAGCAATATACATTTCCTTCAAGTAAATTAattagttcattcattcattaaaatataacaGGCCTATGCAGGGTAGTCCTGGAATAGTGAACTGaatatttactaaaatagaaAGGATATATTTTTCACTAGCATTATGAATCAAGGCACCATACAATCAGAATAATGCCATAACCCTAAATAATAAGGCATATTGAGAATGGAGACACAGTTAGACAGGAACAAGCACAGAACAAAAATGGAGTCTCTATTTGAATCGCAATCCCAATTTGTTTCAGGAAACACAAGTTAAATATTAGTCGAACCTTTCCTGATTTCCTAGATGGTTTGGCACTGTACACTCAGTAAATGGTAAATATTTTACTCTTCTGAGGGATATGGTATTTGAAAAAGGTCAAATATGGTAAAATATGATGAAGAATAGGTTGGTACACAAAAACTAGATGCCTAAAATTATGAGACAGAAAGTGAATCTTCATTGAAGCAAAGTATAATTAACACATTGGCAGAGTGCATCATCAGTCAATAAAAGTAAATGGGTTGCCTTTAGGAGCTGTTTGGTTAAATATTGGATAAACATTTCAATTAACAGCTATGAAGGAACATCAGTGAAATGCAAACACAAtaaaaagttaaagaaatggATTTAAAGAGGTGAACTAGTTCGAACTAGTTCCTTCAATATAGCTGTTCCTTTATTGCAGGTACAacggatataaaaagtctacacatccctgttaaaatggcaggtttttgtgatgtaaaaaatgaaaccgaGACAAATCATATCAGAACTTTTTCTACCCTCACtgtgaaattaaaatgtataaaaattaagtgaaaaacaatcagaaacatttttaggggaaaagtggaatagtatattttaaaaaaaagttacaataacctggttgcataagtctACAcgcccttttataattggggatttggctgtgttcagaatgaatcaattaattaaatctcatgttcaaaagtaattatcatacatgtcatcaattaaattattctgaATAACCACAAAtgaagaccagctgtttctgtaggatacTCCTTAGTTTCATCTGACTCCTGAAaccatggtccacaaagagattacaaagcatgtacgggATCTCTCTGTAAAAAGGTATCAATCAGAAAAGGGgtataaaataatttccaaaacatttccatattttccgtataccatggaacactgtgaaggccatcatcaacatgTGGAGAAAAAGGGGTACTGTACCACGATGACATCAACAAGAACAGGAGGTCcctccaaaacatacaaaaggacaagacaaaaaaaaatgaccagggaggctgccaaaagACCTACCGCTACATGTAAGGAGATGCAGAAATATACTACTGAAAGTATTGAATACTCTCTGCATATTATAACAATCtttcatattcttcacatttcagggctgtggggtagggtggctagacagaagccctttttcacaaaaaacatccaagctcaattAAATCACCCCAAAGCATCTGGcaaaatgtgttgtgtttaaaaaaaaaaaaaaaaaaaaaagcacaccacCAAGAGAAAACCATACCCAAGGTGAAGTATGGAGGTGGCATCATGCaccatgctttagggctgcttttcttcaaccagaactggggcttttatcaagctggagggaatcatgaatagatACAAATATCAGTCagttttagtgcaaaaccttcaggcgTATGATtagcatgacagtgacccaaagcatacatccatgtcaacaaaggaatggcctAACCAAAAGAAGCTCAATGATTTTgagtgacctagccagagcccaaacctgaatccaactaaaaccTGGGGTAACCTGAAGTGGGATGGAGGTGCtcttacaatttgatggatctagaaCGTTTTTTCAAGAAAgaatgggaaaatattgccaagacATGATGTGCTGCCCTGATAGACTCTTACACCAAAAGTATgaatggtgtaataaaatcaaaaggtgcttcaacaaagtattagtttatggtctgcacacttatgcaactaaTTTATTGCAAGttttctacttatttatttagttatttatttattacttttttccctgaaaagtttctgattgttttcaattcatttgtatactttgcaatttcacattaaatgtgggaaaagatctgacatgatttatcttattcttttacttcacaaaagaatttcattattttacttcacaaaaagctgccattttaacaggggtgtgtagacttttatatccactgtattttcCTAGCTGGAGTTCCAGTTCAATGTATGTCAATTTATATCTTTCGACTTGGGTCTGAAGTATTGTTGTACCCTTCTTTCTGTTTGTTCTTCAAAGCTCAGCTTGAAGTTGTCTGCTTGTGTCCCAGGGGAGCCATCCAGACCCATATACCCCCACACACGACAACTAGACTCACCAAGACCTGATGTTTGTGAGAAAGGTCAGAGTTATGTAATCATGTACAATCATTCTAGGGCTTATAATACAGTTTTTCTCAAGGTATTTCAGTCACGATCTAAGTATTAATAAAGTAATGATGATTAAACCAAAGAAATGACTGACTCACAAACCTTCAAAATGTTCTTGTCTGAGATTCCATCCAGCTCCACAGAGGTACACACAAGGAGGAGGACAGAAAAATCTGTTTGCCCAGACACAAAATTGCTAAACACCAAAATTATATACTTTCTTGGACTTAAAAATATGCATACATTGcaataaaaatgacatcttagcaagtgcaAATATcagatttatctagtatttccttctattttattattttactcttTTCAAGCTTGGAATGGTCTTGTTTTATTGCCAGATAATtgtgcttctttctagaaataaatgcttacaattagctaaattatctgccaatagaatgaaacgatttcaagcttgaaatgagtaaaatgtctagaaatagattttagtaatcttatatttggtttgttgtaatcttgtaataggaaatactagataaaaaTGTGACAGTGTTTTCTTCAGATTCCGGGTTTCTTCACAAGTGTTACACTCTGTATTTGTAATAAGTAAGCTGGAGGCATGCTTGGAACAACTCAAAAGGGagctttattctctctttcacGTTCAGcttattgtacacacacacacacccacacacacacacacacacacacacacacacacacacacacacacacacacacacacacacacacacacacacacacacacacacacacacacacacagtaaaaccatataaattaatttaactcaaaaaaatgtgaggaaactaattacctcaaaattttaaAGTTGATCAATCAAtgtctttaagccaaatacaaaataacaaaaatttatttacaaagtttgagttacattttgttatatttacgtgtatttggcttaaagaaactaaattagtttcatgaaattttttagttaaatgaacttatccagttttacagtgcacacacacacacacacacacacacgcgcacacatatGGCTTGCTGCtggatgctctctctctctctctctctctctctctctctctctctctctctctctctctctgtctttgtgctTGTCTCTCTCCTTTTTATGCACACATCTCCTCACCGCAACACTGAGCAAGGTGTACATTCCTTACCACTCTCCGGCTCCGCCCTCCATTCTCAAACCATCGTTCGAGAATGCCCCCACTTCCACAGGgactatattcaagatgttTTCATTTGCTAAGATATCATCTTTTGCAGTGTACCTTACATgaatgtttatctttttttgcTTTCCTTTACTTTGGTTACTACTCACTAAAACCTAATCCTATACAATGTTACATGCCATCTAGTAAATGAGGTGTTTAAGAATGAATCCTGACTTGTAATATTTAACTGAGAGTTCacactaaatgtaaatattactCTGAGGATATCACATATAAAACTCCACTGAAAAATAAAGTAGCATCATAAAATCTAAGCTAGACAGCCAATTTAGGTCTCTAGGTCCATAATGAAATTTTACACAGTTAAAATTGGGAGAACTGAATGAAGCATGTCTTATTCTTCATTGTCTTATATAAGACATTCTTACCGTTTCTCATTTCCATAGGACTTCTGAGCAACTCTGGCATGGAGAATGAGCACTGATTGATCAGG comes from Ictalurus punctatus breed USDA103 chromosome 11, Coco_2.0, whole genome shotgun sequence and encodes:
- the rbpjl gene encoding recombining binding protein suppressor of hairless-like protein isoform X1, with the protein product MQEQNEAQREVGLQNEHSVVSSHVYRAEASALTHLGEVLGRDEPARRDRVDQSFALMPRISRDSVTQYLRYRPDQSVLILHARVAQKSYGNEKRFFCPPPCVYLCGAGWNLRQEHFEGLGESSCRVWGYMGLDGSPGTQADNFKLSFEEQTERRMFACAKTLYISDTDKRKHFRLLLHLFHSGGQEIGSFQSGLIKVISKPSQKRQSMKNADCESVLCISSGSRVSLFNRLRSQTVSTRYLAVEGEAFVASARQWTAFTVIRVEDQQTDCSDYSMCESYICYGCVVQLVCTISGVALPPMVIRKVNKQHACLDIDEPVSQLHKCAFQLRNSKHMYLCLCNEEIFQYQASPCPKESSREVLNDGSCWTITGTEVVEYTFSESLTSSPTVISPIPVINGLELNGGGHVAMLELHGENFSPYLKVWFGNMESETMFRSPRSLLCVVPDISVFGEEWRWYRQPITVPLSLIRLDGMIYRSSFTFTYTPEHSSFSQPSCVSAERTANSDTLIDNIHQEFTRTNFHLFMQS
- the rbpjl gene encoding recombining binding protein suppressor of hairless-like protein isoform X2 → MQEQNEAQREVGLQNEHSVVSSHVYRAEASALTHLGEVLGRDEPARRDRVDQSFALMPRISRDSVTQYLRYRPDQSVLILHARVAQKSYGNEKRFFCPPPCVYLCGAGWNLRQEHFEGLGESSCRVWGYMGLDGSPGTQADNFKLSFEEQTERRMFACAKTLYISDTDKRKHFRLLLHLFHSGGQEIGSFQSGLIKVISKPSQKRQSMKNADLCISSGSRVSLFNRLRSQTVSTRYLAVEGEAFVASARQWTAFTVIRVEDQQTDCSDYSMCESYICYGCVVQLVCTISGVALPPMVIRKVNKQHACLDIDEPVSQLHKCAFQLRNSKHMYLCLCNEEIFQYQASPCPKESSREVLNDGSCWTITGTEVVEYTFSESLTSSPTVISPIPVINGLELNGGGHVAMLELHGENFSPYLKVWFGNMESETMFRSPRSLLCVVPDISVFGEEWRWYRQPITVPLSLIRLDGMIYRSSFTFTYTPEHSSFSQPSCVSAERTANSDTLIDNIHQEFTRTNFHLFMQS